CGGTCGCCGGAGCCGCGTTGGTTTCTGCCGAACGTGTTCGGCCAGCGGTGGCGGTGGCAAACGTCCCCGGGGACGACTTGTGGCGCACCTGCCCGGGGCGGCGGTGGCGGACGGTTCAATGGCAATCATGATGCGTAGAGGAACGTCATCCACCGCCGCCGTTGTTGTCGCTTGCGTGTTCGCAGTTCTGACGTCGTGTTCCTCGGATTCTTCGGACGGGCCCTCCGCCGGGGGCCGGCCCAGCAGGTCCGGAACCGGGTCGGCGTCCGATCCCTCACAGACGGCCACGCCGTCGCCCTCGCCGACGGGACCGTGTGCTGACGGGACCTGTGAAATCAAGGTCGCTGTGGGAGACGCCGTGACGGTTCCGGACGCGTATGGCCTCGGGCCGATCAAAGTGACGGCGATCGCCGGCGGAAGGGTGGACATGGTCGCCCAGCTGACAGGGTCGGGTTACAGCGTCTCGGGCTGTTCCGGTGGTGGCGGCGTGTCGTCGGACGGCGGAGGCGGTGTCGGGTTCAGCTGCGGCGAGGGCCCTGCTGCGACCATCAACGACGCCATGAGCCTGAAGGTCGTCGACATCCGGGATGAGGTCGCCGTCCTCCGCATCCAACCCGCCGGTTGACGCACGGCCCGGCCCTTGTGGCAGGGCAGGAACCGGCAGTCATCCACCGCCGTGTGGGCCCTGCCTCGGGTAGACAGGCGGCGCACTCTTCGAGTCCGTCCCGTTCCGCGCGCCGCGCGGTGATCAGTTCCGGCAACTCGGGATCCGGCATGCGCCGGATCGTAGAAGTCCGCCCGGTCACAGCGGGCAGGAACTGATGAGCCGACCGTCCGATCAGGGCGTTGTTGCGCGCTGCCCCTCGGCATCCCACTCCTGGTGTGCGGTGTGGACGCGGTGCCACAGCGCCGCCCGTGCGGGGGCGTCGACGTCGGTCAGGTTCAGATGGAACACGTCGGCCAGTACGTCGTACCAGTCATCGGCCGAGTCGATGGTCCGCTCGTACGTGCCTTCGGCGTCGATCCGGCGCAGCACACGGCCGCGCAGCATGTCCACGCCCTTGGCGTCGCGGAGCTGGACTTGGAGGACCCGGACGAATCCGGACTCGGCGGAAGTGGACAGCCGTTGGTGCTCCGCGTCGAAGGAGGACAGCTCCACGGGCTCCGGCGCGAAGACCACCGCCGTGAAGGCGCCGCGGGGGTCATGGGCGAACCGCCAGCCGCCGGGCACCACCACCGACGGGGCCATCGCGTAGGTGAACGGCCCCTGGGTGTA
This window of the Streptomyces sp. SAI-127 genome carries:
- a CDS encoding arylamine N-acetyltransferase, which gives rise to MIDVDGYLAVLGVARPAAPTAEALWALHRAQVERVPYETLDNQLGRPTGIGATESVARILRGRGGYCFHLNGAFAALLTALGYDVTLHRAGVQDEVEDPEGPDGDHLALTVGLDGERWLVDTGLAGGMYEPLPLREGTYTQGPFTYAMAPSVVVPGGWRFAHDPRGAFTAVVFAPEPVELSSFDAEHQRLSTSAESGFVRVLQVQLRDAKGVDMLRGRVLRRIDAEGTYERTIDSADDWYDVLADVFHLNLTDVDAPARAALWHRVHTAHQEWDAEGQRATTP